TCAGTACCGGTTCAAAAAATGTGTTGATCAGTATGAAGGAGACAAGTACACCAAGCGATTTTCATGCTGGCAACAACTCATTGTGCTGTTATTTGCCCAGGCAAAGAGTCTAACAAGCCTTCGTGACATTGAACTCAGCCTGAAAAGTCACATGAAGAAGTGGTATCACCTTGGGCTTAAAACGGTGGCAAAGAGCACCCTGAGTGACGCAAACAATAATCGCAACGCCGATATTTTCCGTGACACTTTTTATTCGTTGTTAGAAAAGTGTCGCGAGCTGTCTCCCCGTCATGGTTTCAGATTTAAGAATCCCTTGTATTCGTTTGATTCAACGCTCATTGACGTGTGCTTGTCTCTGTATCCCTGGGCAACATACCGTACGAAGAAAGGCGCGTTCAAGTTACATACCCTGCTGGATCATAGCGGGTATTTGCCATCGTTCATGGTAATTACCGACGGGAAAACCCATGATATAAACGTCGTGAAAGACGACTCATACGGTTTCCCGTCTCTCTCACCGGACAGCATACTTTTAATCGATCGTGCCTACATCGACTATAACTGGCTGTATTCATTGACTCGATCTAAGCTCTTTTTCGTCATGAAAGCAAAAAGCAACATGAAGTACACAGTTCTCGGACAGCAGGAAGTCACCAAAAATAAAGGCATCGTATCAGACTGCCTTATTATGCTCTCCGGTGTCGCCTCACATGAAAACTATCCGGATAAGCTCCGCATGGTTACCTATATTGACCATGAAACAGGAGAACTCTATGTGTTCATTACCAACAATTTCAAACTTGCAGCCCGTACCATTGCTGATCTGTATAAATCACGCTGGCAAATAGAAACATTCTTCAAGTGGATCAAGCAGAATCTGAAAATCAAATCGTTCCTCGGAACTAGCAAGAACGCAGTCATGTCTCAAATCTGGGCCGCCATGATATACTATCTCCTGCTCTCGTTCATCAAATTCCAAACAAAATGCAGGCATT
Above is a window of Candidatus Latescibacter sp. DNA encoding:
- a CDS encoding IS4 family transposase, whose protein sequence is MIRNTVFSQLMQLICQYRFKKCVDQYEGDKYTKRFSCWQQLIVLLFAQAKSLTSLRDIELSLKSHMKKWYHLGLKTVAKSTLSDANNNRNADIFRDTFYSLLEKCRELSPRHGFRFKNPLYSFDSTLIDVCLSLYPWATYRTKKGAFKLHTLLDHSGYLPSFMVITDGKTHDINVVKDDSYGFPSLSPDSILLIDRAYIDYNWLYSLTRSKLFFVMKAKSNMKYTVLGQQEVTKNKGIVSDCLIMLSGVASHENYPDKLRMVTYIDHETGELYVFITNNFKLAARTIADLYKSRWQIETFFKWIKQNLKIKSFLGTSKNAVMSQIWAAMIYYLLLSFIKFQTKCRHSLHELTRIVGELLLDSIYLVEILTIPFDRFKTITQKQQQLSLPLKF